The Monodelphis domestica isolate mMonDom1 chromosome 5, mMonDom1.pri, whole genome shotgun sequence DNA segment gaatcaatCATAGGGAAAGAccggggcattaacatgatttggaagggaaaaaaacaaaaagaaagaaaaagggatgggggataaatgatggtactaagatatacttgaagaaatagaaataaattaaatggcataatctttgtcacacaaagataaacacaggaaggggaggggaagaattctcttataaggagaggaaaagagtgctaattgttattacttaaactttactctcagtgaaatcaactctgggagggaagagcatctagatccattgggatcatgaattctatcttatccaacagggtaagggagaagggaaaactaaggggagctgagggggagggagtacaaaaagggagggaaggagaggggtgaggggaagggaactaaaagggaggggccagaaagggaaacataacaagggaggggactagagggactgatttaaagtaaaccactggtttaaaaggttatagcaaaagaagaaaggtcagaattaagggaggacattaaaatgctggggaattcacaaatgacaatcataacactgaacgtgaatgggatgaactcacccataaaatgtagacgaatagcagagtggattagaagccaaaaccccaccatatgttgtcttcaagaaatacacatgagttgggtagatactcacaaggtcagaatcaaaggttggagtaagacctattgggcctcaactgacataaagaaggcaggagtagcaatcatgatatctgacaaagccaaagcaaaaatagaccaaattaaaagggatagggaagctaaatacatcctgataaaagggagtatagacaacgaggaaatatcactaatcaacatgtatgcaccaaatggtatagcacccaaatttctaatggagaaactaggagaattgaaagaggaaatagataataaaactagaCTAGTGgtagatctgaaccaaccactatcaaatttagacaaatcaaatcaaaaaataaataaaaaggaggtaaaagaggtgaatgaaatcctagaaaaattaaagttaatagatatatggagaaaaataaatagggaaaaaaaggaatacacattcttttcagcagcacgtgcaacattcacaaagattgaccatacactaggtcataaaaacatggcatacaaatgcagaaaagcagaaataataaatgcaaccttttcagatcataaggcaataaaaataatgatcagtaagggtacatggagagcaaaatcaaaaatcaattggaaattaaataatatgatgctccaaaatcggttagttagagaagaaatcatagaaacaattaatgatttcattgaagaaaatgacaatggcaagacatcctttcaaaccttatgggatgcagccaaagtagtactcagaggaaaattcatatccttgagtgcatatattaacaaattagggagggtagtgtaaaaatagactcgaactctggacttcaatccccacaagcccttgctccacttccccaaagtgctttgtaatctcacggaattctgaggtgggctgagatcgagaagggatttaacctgattgcaaaggcttttgtaaTCTCTTTTTAGACtgccgttttggagcagatgcgtctcttccatgatgtgagattatcttgtctaggcctctctggcctaggcatgtgtttcttatcctgtattttctttaatccttaatctttaataaacctcataaaaatataatactccttgcagagagaaactaatttctacctgcctcagtctcccctaaatttttaactgttacagtagagatcaatgaattggtcatgcaaatcaaaaaacttgaaagagaacaaattaaaaacccccagaagaaaaccaaattagaaatcctaaaaattaagggagaaattaataaaattgaaagtgatagaactattgaactaataaataagacaagaagctggtactttgaaaaaacaaacaaaatagacaaagtactggtcaatctaattaaaaaaaggagagaagaaaagcaaattaacagtatcatagatgaaaagggggatcttacctccaatgaagaggaaattaaggcaatcattaaaaacttctttgcccaattatatggcaataaatatgccaatctaggcaatatggacaaatacttacaaaaatacaaattgcctagactaacagaagaagaaatagaattcttaaataatcccatatcagaaaaagaaattgaacaggccatcaaagaactccctaagaaaaaatccccaggacctgatggattcacaagtgaattctatcaaacattcaaagaagagctaatcccaatactatacaaactatttgacataataaacaaagaggaagttctaccaaattccttttgtgacacaaatatggtactgattccaaagccaggcaggtcaaaaacagagaaagaaaactatagaccaatctccctaatgaacatagatgcaaaaatcttaaacagtatactagcaaaaagacttgagcaagtgatcaggagggccattcactatgatcaagtaggattcataccaggaatgcagggctggttcaatattaggaaaatcatccacataattgaccatatcaacaagcaaaccaacaaaaatcacatgattatctcaatagatgcagaaaacgcctttgacaaaatacaacacccattcctattaaaaacaccagaaagcataggaaaaaaaaacagtctttcctaaaaataataaacagtatctatctaaaaccatcagctacatcatctgcaatggggataaactagatgcattcccaataagatcagaagtgaaacaaggatgcccattatcacctctattatttaacattgtagcgtcccaggcatgttagcatctaggaagtatgattgatgtattgatattgtattaccagacacatggtcagacctcttgatgttcattgtatggaaagggacagtctgAAGCTCTAGCATAGGCTGGGCCTTGGCAGCCACGCTGCCTCAGCTCggagtacattcatttgcaaagtgcgggttggattaatctccactcctttgatcttgtcattgtcaatcCAACCAATGTTAAGACTTATATCATATTACGTATTCTTTGATctcctcccaatccacattcctaaaaccttcaataaaggctggggaacaAGCCAAGCTTGCTgtctcttccctcctcatctcttactcttactctctctcttacCCTCCTCGCCTCTTACCCTCTTGCTTCACTGTATCTCTTTTCTAGCGATGCTGTCACCCCCAAAGCACactctcttgtctataggagtatcaaggagttggtactccccacctattctcttattccttttatttcctcagAGTTCatgttactccccatgtgtttgaACCTGCTGTCTTTGAGTCTgtattgttttccatttccttagtctcccttctccatctcaggtTATTACCtacagataaataatataggactccCACGGGGGATCACTataaacattgtactagaaacactagcagtagcaattagagaagaaaaagaaattgaaggcattaaaataggcaatgaggagaccaagttatcactctttgcgaatgacatgatggtctacttaaagaatcctagagaatcaaccaaaaagctagtcgaaataatcaacaactttagcaaagttgcaggatacaaaataaacccacataagtcatcagcatttctatatatttccaacacagctcagcagcaagaactagaaagagaaatcccattcaaaatcaccttagacaaaataaaatacttaggaatctatctcctgagacaaacacaagaactatatgaacacaactacaaaacactctccacacaactaaaactagacttgagcaattggaaaaacattaactgctcatgggtaggacgagccaatataataaaaatgaccatcctacccaaatttatctatctatttaatgctatacccattgaacttccaaaaatttttttttactgaattagaaaaaaacatagcaaagttcatttggaagaacaaaggatcaaagatatccagggaaataatgaaaaaaaaatacaaaggaaggtggccttgcagtcccagatctcaaactatattacaaagcagtggtcatcaaaacaatttggtactggctaagagacagaaaggaggatcagtggaatagacttggggtaagggacctcagcaagacagtccatgacaaacctaaagaccccagcttttgggacaaaaattcactatttaacaaaaactgctgggaaaactggaagacagtgtgggagagattaggtttggatcaacacctcataccctacaccaagacaaactcagaatgggtgaatgacttgaacataaagaaggaaactataagtaaactaggtgaacacagaatagtatacatgtcagacctgtgggaagggaatgactttaaaaccaagcaagacatagaaagattcacaaaatgtaaaataaacaattttgattacatcaaattaaagtttttgtacaaacaaaaccaatgtaaccaaaattagaagggaagcaacaaactgggaaacaatcttcataacaaaaacttctgacaaaggtctaattactcaaatttataaagagataaatcaattgtacaaaaaatcaagccattctccaattgataaatgagtaagggacatgaacaggcagtttttagccaatgaaatcaaaactattaataagcaaatgaaaaagtgctctaaatgtctgataatcagagagatgcaaataaaaacaactctgaggtatcacctcacatgtagcagattggctaacatgacagcaaaggaaaataatgaatgttagaggggatgtggcaaagtagggacattaattcattgctggtggagttgtgaattgatccaaccattctggagggcaatttggaactatgcccaaagggtgatagaagacagcctgccctttgatccagccatagcactgctgggtttgtaccccaaagagataataagaaaaaagacatgtacaagaatattcatagctgcgttctttgtagtggcaaaaaactggaaaatgaggggatgcccttcaattggagaatggctgaacaaattatggtacatgttggtgatggaatactattgtgctaaaaggaataataaaatggaggaatttcatggagactggaacagcctccaggaagtgatgcagagtgaaaggagcagagccaggagaacattgtacactgtggtacaatcgaaggtaatggacttctccattagtggcaatgcaatgtccctgaacaatccactgggatcaaggagaaaataaaaacactaccctcaagcaaaggacaaatgggggagtaaaaacaccaaggaaaggcaacagcttgactacaggggtagaggggatatgattgaggagagactctaaatgaacacaatgaaaataccaacaacatggaaaagagttcagactgaggacacatgtgatacccagaggaatcattgggaggagtggggggaagaaaaagaaaatgatctttgtttctaatgaataatgtttgaaaatgaccaaataaaataatgttaaaaaatagctgccgaaaggcccagcatgctacTATCAGCTAATTCTCCACCTCAAAaggtgccagagagaggaagtgatccaaatatgtagatctttcacccttgtgtctcctcctctaaattttcacgtttaccaatcacatcaaaggcttttctccaggactgcccatacttttagttctcatcttcttttgaatagattatatctttagagttacttaacacttctttgttaagttcaccttttgtgagttacttaacctttttgtgattaatttaacctttatagttacttaacacctttttgtattaagatcttaacataggcttagcttaaagttctagcttcactataagataagagttaagtaccttcattgttcaatcaggagattaaaactttatcttcccctaaagtaacgttaatttaaagttcccaaaatattcctgattttgttaaactaagcatcttcattgttacaatcaggaaatagctaaatccagttTTCACAACTTGGACTATTGCCATGGCTTCCTCCTTGGTCTTACTGTCTCTATTCAATCTTCACTCTAGATCTTCATCCAGCCAAAGTTCTTCCTGAAGCCCATGTCTGACTCTCTCATTCCTTGGCTCAAAAAACTTCAATGTCTCCCCTTTGCTAACAAGACAAAATATAGACTGCTGTTTGGCAGCCTGACTTCTTTAAAATCTCATTTCAGCTTATCTTTCTAGGCTGATTCAAAGAGTAGAGACAATAATATATGTAGGCAGTGCATTGAAAAAACAGGAGGAAGTTCTCTAGTCAGTTGTATGAATTCAtcaaaagacagagacaaaagagTAAACCAGAGTGGGGCTAGGAGTAGACTGATTGGAGTGcccagcctggaatcaggaggacctaggttcaaatctggcctccagaCACTTCATAGTTATGTGatcttgtacaagtcacttaaccccaactgtctagctcTTGCtcttattctgtcttagaattgatactaagacagaaggtaagagtttggaaaaaagcaaaacaaaacagtgaACCAGACATGGTTAAACATGGGTTTCAATCTGTACCAATAAAGAGGGTACTACATTAATTAGATCACAGCTGTTTGGCAGAGTAAAGAGGCATCCTTGGAGCTAGTTAAACCTGGGTACAggttctgacacatactggctgggtaagtcacttaacctctcaacaCTCAAGAGCTCTTAATGATTTGTGTGTATCATGGGCCCTCAAGTAGTCTGTATTCAAATAATAACTTATATAATGCTttctatattatctcacttgatacaATAACCCAGTGGGGTAGGTGCTATTgcaatctccattttataaagaatGAGACTGAGAGATTAAGTTATATATATGCTCtctatatatattccttttttgttgttctttgtatatggaaaatgTTGATTAAATAcataactaaaattttttttacaaagtcaCTTACTGAAAAGTTAACACAGGAGTTTTAATTCTCacatgttttacatgtaattcacACTACACTCAGGTCCAAATTAAATAGCTCCCAAATTACATTCCAAAGGCTGGGAAGGGTTCGTTTAACAATTCTCAGGCCACACAATATAAGCCACAATTAGAGCTGAATTTATTGATATTCATTGAGAATCCTCAGTGAATGAGGACAAGCAGAATGCCTGTCTGTGtgaataaaaatggaataaaagtcCTGGCATCACACGTTGACAATGTAGGTCACTGTTGCTGAGAAATCTGACCTTGCTCTTGTCTGGTTTTCAGCCCCAGGAGCTCTGTTTTGAGTTCACCACGTTTTGGAGGGACTTCAGGTATTGTCTGAAAAGAAATCACAGTTATCAAAGTTGTGCATCAGACTACAATGACAAGGCAGTGTTCACAGACAGCAAACAAATTCAGTGGATAATAGGCAAATTCATATAGTCCTTTAAAAACTGCAAAACATCTTACACATGctacatatatcatctcatacACAAACATTTAAGTGTTGTTTGGCAGAGTAAAGAGGCATCCTTGGAGCTAGTTAAACCTGGGTACAggttctgacacatactggctgggtaagtcacttaacctctcaacaCTCAAGAGCTCTTAATGATTTGTGTGTATCATGGGCCCTCAAGTAGTCTGATAAAAACCTACAGATCCCTCCTTGGcataatgcttttaaatggataaaacatGGGATTACAAGGGGGAAAatgttgaaatataattatatgtgtgaccttgggcaagtcactttatccctattgcctagcccttatcattcttctaccttggaaccaatacacaatatttatcaatttgaagacagaagaaaggtttaagaaaaaaaaattataattttttttttttttaatttcaaagacCTTAGACTCTAAGGCTTAGAAGAACTCAAAGAACAAAGACCTTTCAAAGAACTCCTAGAAgtttgcagagaaggtgccaatctcattctctattctaaggttcctcccagctcttaCATTCCCTGGTTAGAAAGTTCTCCTGCACCTGACATTCTAGGTTTTGGGTCTTTTTCAGTTTTGATACTCTTCAACCCAAGGATTCTCCTCTCTCAcagtaagcacttagtaaatatttttttattattatttaaagctCTTACCTTGAGTCTtagaatactaagtatcaattttaagacagaagaaccaGTAAGAGCTAGggtaattggaattaagtgacctgcctagggtcacacagctgggacatgtctgaggccacatttgaacccaggacctctcatttccagacttggctttctatccactgagctacttagccgccccaataaatgtttattgattgatggttGTGTCTCCCATTACACTGTTAGGTATTTGACGGTaaatttttgcctcttttgtattcCTCAGTCCTAAgaacagtgcctgccacatagtcggtgcttaagaaatgtttgatgGTTGTATTTATCAGAGGAATTAGAGGAGAGCAGGCATTGTCTTTTTGCCTCCGGTTGCATACCCAGTGGCTGGTACATAGTGGACCCTCAATAACTGCTTTCTGACAGCCAGACTGACTTCGTCTTGGCTTAGCAGGAGCTGATTGCCTGGCGTATGGCCGAGTGCCTCCCTCCCCTCGGGCAGGGCAGATGCGTGCCCCTCACTCACCAGGTCGGGCCGGTAGTACCTGTGAACCACCTCTGCCCCCAGGAGCATGGCCCCCAAGCTGGCAGCGACCATTTTCAGGTACGTGGGCAGCGACACGCCCGCGGGCATGGCGAGGTGGGGACCGGGGCTGGGACCTGCAAAAAAGAATAGCCTGGGAGGAAAGTGCCACCAGGCGCCTGCAAACGGGTTCCACGCCGTGCGCCCACTTCGGGCCAATCGATCAATCGGTCGATCAACTAGTATCAGACGCCAGGCCTGGTGTGGATCACCTTGGCGCGAACTACAGGCAAGAGGCGCCCCCGGGCGGCGGGGAAGTTCAAGGTCAGCTAAGGGGTCCAGGCTACCTGCAACAAGATCTGTTTTAAACCAGGCCCACATAGGCGGAACCCCGAGACCAGCAGCGGGCCAGGTTGGGGCTGAGGTCGGGTCGCTGCGCGCGCACCCTAAAGAGGCAGGCCAGGGAGGAGGAACGTGGACTGCGCGCGCACCCAGCCAGCCTGCGAGTGCGGTTTCCATGGACTCAGCCCGGACTGGAGGGCCTGAGGCTGCGCACGCACCAACTAGATGTCAGCCCCCTTACTCCAACCCCCCTCCCACCAAAAGCGGCATACCAAACGTGCCAAAGATCCCGGGACTCTGGCAATTAAGCCTCTAGGCGCAGGCTCCGGCGGATTTTCTCGGATGGAGGGGGCTGCTTCTGTTTCCGCTTTCGCTCCAGAAGGATGCAGGTGGGGCCCGCCCCTGCTGTAAAGCCTCCGCCTAATCTGAGCCTCTTCAGGATTTTGGCCTCCCGGGGCAGCAACCCAGGCACTCCCCTTCCCCTAGGAGCTCTCCAGTtaggtcatgtctgactcctcaggaccccatttgggatttgccatttccttcaccagctcattttatagatggggaaactgaggcaaacaagtgacttgcccaggaccacacagctaggaagtctgagaccaaatctgatagtcctcttgactccaggcccagctcccTCTCTCCAGTGACACCAAACTGCCCAGTTTATCCCCCTATAATGAACTTTTCCCCCCTTAAAATTCATTCCTTCTGTCTaaaatcaatactcagtattggttctgTGTGGAGTGGAATTTTTCACTAATTTTCTATAGGAAATGCCAATCTATGATTACTAATACTAATTAATGTAATGCACCATCTATACAGTTCCAAGGATTCCCCTCTCGGAGaaggcacttattaaatatcaatttgtttttaacccttatcttctgactttGAATAGATATTAAATGTgggttccaaagcaaaaaagcagtaaggattagggagttggggttaagtgacttgtccaggtcacaaagctagaaaatgaggtcagtcaacttgaaatctggagaccccaactCTGCCCTTGTCCCCAGAGAATTCACCCaggagggaagtcccagacttagctatttcag contains these protein-coding regions:
- the LOC100618869 gene encoding ubiquinol-cytochrome-c reductase complex assembly factor 6 isoform X2; this encodes METALAGWLGARAVHVPPPWPASLGCARSDPTSAPTWPAAGLGVPPMWAWFKTDLVAGPSPGPHLAMPAGVSLPTYLKMVAASLGAMLLGAEVVHRYYRPDLTIPEVPPKRGELKTELLGLKTRQEQGQISQQQ
- the LOC100618869 gene encoding uncharacterized protein LOC100618869 isoform X1, giving the protein METALAGWLGARAVHVPPPWPASLGCARSDPTSAPTWPAAGLGVPPMWAWFKTDLVAGSLDPLADLELPRRPGAPLACSSRQGDPHQAWRLILVDRPIDRLARSGRTAWNPFAGAWWHFPPRLFFFAGPSPGPHLAMPAGVSLPTYLKMVAASLGAMLLGAEVVHRYYRPDLTIPEVPPKRGELKTELLGLKTRQEQGQISQQQ